gtccttattcaacttctttttttttttttgcatttgttagtttttcattaatttttttggggattactGCTttgtcatgatgagaggaatctaaaaagtaaaaacttacgatcgaaatccaattttttttgaataaagacgaaaaaattggcttattttggtccttattcaaaaaatttaggttttgattgtaattttttactttttagattccccTCAttatgacaaagcaataatccacaaaaaactaacaaatgcgaaaaaaaattgaataaggacaaaaaaatccACTTGGCTTATTAAGCTGATCAACCCGTAAGATACTACTATTAGAAGTTTTATTTTCTAAGAAAGTTGCTAAGggtaaaaagaaaagtaaaatgtCATATCGGAAACCATTGTAAATGAACTTGGTTCGTAAACCAAAAAGTGTAGGAATGAAATAGTGCTGCTGTTGATGTTTGTTGAATGCGAAAGTTGCTGCAGTATAATGGCTGGGTGTTGCCATCTGGTCTCAATAACTCACAGTCAGCAACAATTTCCACAGAGAACTTTTTTCTATGTTCATAGGTAGTCTATCATTAGATAATGTTAGTAGCCTAGGTGTCAGACATTCTGGCTTGCATTTGGCTTATAACGTCATTTTGGTACTTTTGTGGAACTTCCTTGTCTCAGGATTCCATTTCTCTTTGTTAGCATCTTACGGTCCATGTGTGATTTGCTACATTTTAGCAGAAATTAATATGTTGCCGATGCATATCCCCGAACGAACACGTGTAATAATTATAAAATGCCCATGCAACCTGTCTTAGTTGCTTAGTAGAACAGAAGGGTCATTTTTATCTGTTGTTTGATTTGTAAATTGTTGGATCTTCTAGGGAGCAGCTGGTGGAGCAGAAGCTAGGCCATTTGTTACATACCATAATTCACTTGGGAGGGATCTTTATTTGAGAATTGCTACTGAGCTCCATTTAAAGAGAATGCTGGTGAAAATACGCTGATTTTACCGTTTTTTCTTGTGCTGAATATCAATAGATTCCACTGACACGTTCTCAGCAGTACATTCTAGAATTGTTGGCCTGGCAAGCAATGCGACTTAgttattttgaaaatagttgCTCCCTTTTGAATaactatgttttcttttaatcttCAATCTTACTAGCTGATCTCTAGACCCAAGAAGTGTAGGCAAACTTTGTTTGAGCAATATCCAAGGTCTCATGAAGCATTGTGGCATTTCTATGTTGTTCATTTTCCAAACAGATGCTATCGTCCTGAATGGTGGACATACGCCTCTAACAATGACAAGTAAAAGGATCCCTTTCTCTCGGTCCGCTAGAAGATCTCCCTCCTACTTTGTTCTATCTATGCTATAGCTTCTTTACAGCTCGTCTTCTAGccctttatttcttttcttttccaatcgATGGGGTTCTCCTCAGTTGAATTGGCTTGGAATATCTTACAGCtttttgtgattcttcttgCATCGACTGGTCTTCGTTGTATAAAACCCAACCACCTTAGTCTGTTTCCTCTGTGCTGATCTTCAATATATGCTCCCCTTACCATTTCAAGATTGTTTTCATTTCTAGTCCTATCCACACGTCCATCTTAACTTCATAATCTGAGCTTTCTTTGTAATCTataacaaaaatcaaaaccaactTTTGTTGCTTACAAGTATTCCTTTTACGTCTTAGGCAAcaattaaatttaaatttgcAAATGACAGGTGGGGGGTTTTGAAAAGGTATACGAGATGGGGCGAATATTCAGAAATGAAGGCATTTCAACTCGTCATAATCCTGAATTTACCACGATAGAGGTAATATATacgtatgtatgtgtgtgtgtgtgtatgtatgtatgtccttgttttatttttatttgctcTAGTAAACATATCAACTGTTTGTTTGTGTGGGCTGCAAGTAAAGTAAGATATTTTGACTAAACTTATTTTTGATCAGTATTATTCTTAGCTTGAACTTAGATGTACGAAGCGTATTCCGACTACCAAAGCATGATGAACATGGCAGAAGAAATCGTAACTCGATGCGCTCTTGCAGTCCATGGGAAGCTTTCCATTGATTATCAGGTAATTTGTTCCTTCTTATTCTTGGTATTTAGGGAAATCAATTTAGTTTGTTCAAGATTATGTATAGTTGAGTACACTGAGTTGCTTTCAGTGAAAAATATCTTCCAGCATTGATCTAAGTAAATTACTATTCAGCCAGagagtatttttttcttcagagCTGTATCTTATGATATTATTTTCAGCATAACATGGTGGGCATAAATAATCTTTAGAGCTCTCTGGTGCTCCATGCAGGGTCTAGAAATATGTTTACAAAAACCATGGAGGAGGGAAACCATGCACAATCTTGTAAAAGAAGTTACCGGGATTGATTTCAACGAGTTGGGAAATGATCTTAGAGCTGCTAAAGAAGTTACTATTAGGACAATTGGTACCGGCATTGAAAATAAAGACAAGTGTTCGATTGAAGCATGCGAATCTGTTGGCAACTTGCTTAACGAGGTGAATATGCTTTTCTTTGTTGCAGTTTCTTAGTTCTACTATGAAGTGTGCATTGTTGTCAAACTGGGCTGGGGCTGGGTATTGGCAAGTTGCCATCTGAATTGTTTTGGTGCCTTTTATGGTAATAGGCTTGGACATTGCTTCCATATGGTTGGCTTAAATTTTACTTTTGCATCATTTATCCAGGTCTTCGAGATCTTGGTAGAGCCAAAGTTGCTGCAGCCTACTTTTGTTTTGGACTACCCAATTGAGATATCTCCCCTGGCCAAACCGCATCAGAGGTACAATAGTTTTCGCAATAAATAGTTGGTCTTCTTAATTCTTTTCATGCATACAACTGTGTATATCATAGTATCGATAGTTTCTTGAAATTACATCTTGAACGATGCATAAAACGTATTGTGTATAATTCATAATATCAAAAGTTTCTTGAAATTACGCGTTGTACCGAGTAGGATGGACTAGAAGTTTTAATCTGTGTGTGTCCACTCTGCATAATTTATTCGAACTAAAAGTCGAGCTAGTGTGCTATTCACATTGTTGGAGTATAGATTGGAGGCTCCATTGACCGCAAGTTGGGACCCTGAAAATGACTCAAACCAAGGGTAAAATTGGGCTGATTTCTGCATTTTCCAGCAAGGAAAGGTAGAGATGTTCGCGAGCTGTGGGGCTCAAGGaaatatgaaaagaaaatatcCATATCTATAATTTTTCCACTCCAAGAACTTTTGCAGATAGAGAGTGTGATGCTAGGGACAGGGAATCATACAAATATTCAACAGCTGGTTTCCATGAATCGGTTTGGTAGCAAGTTTTCAACAAGTGGGTTTATACCCAACCGCTAAATGATAAGAAAGTATCTTAAGTTGGTTACCTAATATAAAGTGGAAATGCTGAAAAAACACTAGGAGCAGGATTGTGGCGTGATTAGCATATTGTGGTTGGGATGTCTAATTCCAATCACGGAATTCTTATGTTGATAATGTGCTTTCTTGAATGCTGATGCTTTTGAATACTGTTGTGGGTGTTTGTTCTTCTGAGTCAGATGAGGAATCCTTTGTGAGTAGATTTATCATGAATCTAGAGATGATAATATTTCAAATGTccttgagattattttttatagaATCGAGATTGTTACTCTTGTTAAGAGAGTACTTTACTTGTATTATCACCGTGCATGGGCAGATTTTCCTCAAATATGTCAGTTATCTATCATAACATGTTCTGTTTTATAGGAATCTTAGCAATCACTGCAGCATGTCTATGTTTTTGGAGCAGCCTATGCTTTGTATCTCATACTTATTCCACAAAATTTAGTCATGCAGGGTTGACTGAAAGATTTGAACTGTTTATTTGTGGTCGAGAAATGGCGAATGCATTCTCCGAATTGACAGACCCTGTGGATCAGGTAAGGACGTAGAGTATTTGGGAATCTGGTATTATCTGCCTTTCCACTTCTTGAGCAACCGTAACCCAAATGAGGAGCTTTTCAAagttcagttttttttattcatatgaGAAAAAATTAAGGCATTGGtccctatgttacatggactcaggTATGGGTATTGGGTGCGGGAATGCGTCAACGTGTCGGATTCATCTAATTTTCATGTCAGGACACAGGTCATGCCCAAATAGTCCTATTATTTAGTACACTTATCTTATTTTCTAGGATAAGTGATGTTTACAAAGTGCCTCAGGGCAGCTGATGCATCATATAGGAGTTCTATGTACAATTCATGGTAAGCTCGAACTACAAAATTGCTTACTGGGTGCATATTCAACTAAACATGTCGGGCACAGATCTGATTCGCTTGGAGTTTGGAGTGTCCAGGATGGGTAGTTTCATTTAGAAGTCCATGTAACAAAGGAACTTGATTCAGCTGTGCTTAGATGGGAAAATCCAGTTCTATTCATCACCAGTCATCTTATGATCATTTCGTGAAAAAGTTCATGGTCTTTCTTGACCTGCTGACATCCTTCTGACTgcaattgtaattcttttgctATAGGCTGGAATTCTagtaaaattattaattttttcagAGTCGGAATGCTCTTTTCTTGACCCCGAACAGTAGAATTTGTACTCCGATTTCTGGGAGTTATGAATTGCCTTTTGCCATAGTGGTTGGATGATGGTGGATGTGAGCAAGTTCTCCTATTTTCACATGTCTATGTCATTCTCTCTTTTTGCTTGCAGTATGACTGTATGAGAAAAGAATGTTTCGGAAGTATTTGAATATCCAACAAATAAGGTTTCATTAGAAAACATGAAGACAGCTAACAGGTTTATCAGTATAATGATTTATTCATGTTAAACAATCAGAGATTATACAGATTGGATGTCTATATAAGGGTTTAGCCCTTTGGGTACATAAACCTTTGGGTGCTGTATAAACTCTGTTAAATGTGATGACCACGACCAACAGAACCTTCTGTCACTTGACAACTGTTGCTGCTGAAAGTAACTTGTTGACAGATGAAGCAACGTTGCACAAAAAGCGCGTGATGTGAGACGAGaggaagtgtttttttttttaaatcccaATGTGAACCAAGCCTCAAATGTTTGATTAGTTAGTTAAGTATTTGGATGATTGAATTcaacaccccccacccccccccctccccccaccccccccgcccccccccccccatcatGGTACATTagatatatgttttttttggtgcaagTACATTAGATATATGATATCTTAGAGGTTGGTTCAAGATTAGCAGGaagtttgtttttgtaaatttcaAACCATGGCAGAGAGGACGGTTGGAAGAGCAAGTGAGGCAGCATAATGAGAGGAGGGCAATAGCAATTTCTGAAATAAATtcagaagagaaagagaagaaaagtgATGACAACTTGTACGAAGTGACTCTGGATGAAGACTTTATAACAGCTCTGGAATATGGAATGCCTCCAGCTTCTGGAATGGTATGGTCATCCAATTGCTTCTTCTATTGATTGTGTTGATGAGGGTATCAGTTACATTTGCAAATGCCGTTGATTTAACTCGACATACTTGTTCTGGTTGAGTTGAGTTGCTTTTCCTAATAATTATGTGTTGTGTCTGCTACTTATTATTCCTGGGGTAGTTATCCTTGTTTTGCATTTGCTGTGCTTTGTACATGCCTTGACCTCATCCTGcatgtgtttttttattaaaaatgtttGGCTTCATTTCTCCTTAATTACACTGGATAGTTGTTTGTGCGACGTCACATAATTCTTTAACCAGCATCACTTCCTTCCCAAactaggtttggatttggaaattttgtggGTAACTGTTAAACGGAATTCTCTCAACAGTTCTGTATATTTTACCAATACGTTTAAGTCATTGGAAACACAAGAATTTTTCCACTGGAACTTCACAATGCATTAATCGCTGCATTTGACCTAAATGTTTTAGATTTGGTTCTTGGTCTGAGGATCGCATGAGGGACACTTGTCCATGTAATCAGGGAATTACACCTTTTCCCCAGCTAACTAGTGAGCCATGGTATGTTGTTTCGTGGATGTATTGACGGAAAGGACAATTAAGAACACATTGAAATCACTTGATTGCTTCTACAAGTTCAATTTCATAATTACCAAACAAAGGACATGGTTATTTTTGACAAATACgaagagtttattttttttctattgttttgCTCTCTTTCCCCTTTACTTCACCTTCCCTTCCATAAGCCAAGATTCAAACATTCCGTCAAAGTCCGTTTAAATTTAAAAGCTAAAAGGGAGTATTTGATTGGTCACTTCATCGTTTGATCCATCTTCCCCCTAACAGAATCGAAGTTTCAGGGACTCGGAGTCGACAGGCTAGTAATGCTTCTGACAAATTCAGCCAGTATCCGTGATGTCATCCCTTTTCCTGTCCTCAAGATTCAGCAGTAGAGGTTCAACAGCTCTCCTTGATGAGCACAGCTATTTTGAGATTTAAAGTAGGATTTTTGCCCCAGCAATTGTGATTTCAAGCATTGCAATTTCTGAAGCTGGTGATTTTCAGTGCTTCCTTCTTTATTCCCAGAAAAATGCAATGATCGAGGATTAAACTCAGACTCGATTCATTCCCAAGCCTGCGGTATTTAGTGGTTTGTACACACATTGAGCAGTTTAAAATTAGGTCATTCTTGTTAGTCAAATCATGTATTGTAGTGACaatgaatttgattatttgtgtACTTTGGTACGAGTTTTGGAAGTGTTCTGGGTGAGGCAATGGTGCTCGTGAGCAGACTCTAGGGCAGTAGTCCTTTGACAAATTTTACTGCAACTAGGGCTTCAAACAAAATAAGCTACTCAAGCTTGGCTCTCCAGTCAGCTCTTTAAAAACTCGTTTGAGACCTTTTGGAGGTGGTTATTTTCCGACCTCCGGTTGATGTGCTATATTTATGAGAAAAGGATTAATGCTGAGTTCGAAACCTTAGATGTCATGTTTTCATTGATATTTTTTGTTCGATTTTATCTTGGCCCACAAGAAAGttgtctgttttttttcttccttttgatCCTCAAGAAAGTCCTCTGTTCACTTCCCAATAATATAGGGATCGTGTTTTTAGGCTCTCAGATAAAATCAGGGAACCACATCCAGGCcaaacatttttgtttcttaggAAACGGAAACAAAACATTTGTGGAACGTTTATTGACAAATCCAAATATGTGATAAGGCATGTCGAAATTCCACCAAACATAACTATTGCGTTTATGTTCTAAACATCAGGGAGAGTGTACACAAAGCCTATAcgcaaggaaaaggaaaatatcTGAGGGCGAATTTTCATACATTACCAAATTCTTTTGACATTTTCGGCTACGTTTTCCCCGTACTTATGAAACATTTCCTTTTCTTAACTAACTGAAACAACGTAAAGCAAAGAAAGATTTTTAATCCTAGGGCAAAATGTAGAAATCCATTTGCTATGCACAATCAAAGATACATTACACAGATAGTCATAATAATAGAGGACAGAGAAGAGCAAGAGGGGAGGGGCCTTGGCCCCACAATGATAGGGCATGCGCCTGTCCCACACCATCCGGAGCTAAAGGTAAAATGAACATGTCCCATTAATGGGGAGGGAACTTAATTTGTACATGGGGCTTCAAAAATTACAAGCTTCATTATTGGCTTCTTCCATAATGATATGGTTCCCACTACTTTCCCCCTCTTCTTCATTGTCAGCTCCCCACTTTCAATTTCACTTTAGGGCACGATTATCAGATTCAATTATTATTGGCCATGATACCGAAGTGACGAATGTTTTCTTAAGGACTCGCGCGTAAACGAGCTAAGTAATGAATTGTTCATGATTGTTTTGAATTCTTATTGAGCTTAACAAATATGGTAGATTAAATTCTTTTTCACGCATCATAAGCTAAACAAGTCAAAATAGTTGTTTatttaaatttgatttgaaagcttAACGAGTTTGAATAAACATTAAAGATCAACTTGTTTCAGTAACAAAAATCTTGAACGAGTTTTTAGCAAGTCAAACACGAGCTTGAACTCGAATAATTTGATTCATTTTATCAGTTCTAGTTTTTTCTAATTTGGTGTAGATGGTGAAGTGAAGGTGGTGGAGGGATGGTTTTAGGGTGATAgtgttggtggtggaggggtAGTAGTCCTTTGATGATCTTTGTAGTGGCCTCTTTTCTACCCCTTTTTGATAAACTAACTCCATCTTCTAGTAATTTGAAAACCttctttattgatatataataggTCATTATCTGAGTTAAAATAAGAGAGATGTGAGCGTTTTACAGAAATGATATGTTCCTAGACcaaattgagggtaaaataatcatatcttttgatgtaaaaataaattagaatccaaattacttgggttagaaagtagatttgaTGAGCTTAATTTTTAATGGTCCAAACAACGGacaaattggagtttgggagtgtccggaACAAGCCCGCGAAGTTTGACATATTGTGTACTTTTTATGCGCCCCAGACGCACATCATTGCGCCCTGGGCGCATGCTGTAAAGTTCACAAACGGCCAAACTTTGCGGTTTTGCCACAGACACTCCCAAACTACGATTTAgacatggtttgaaccgttgaaaaacTTGTCTTGACTACTTTCTAAccaaagtagtttggatccaaaattattatacatcaaaagatatgatgattttaccctcaacgtgttgaaaaataaattacataGAAACAATCTCCAGATCGCACTAATTTTAAACAGGATCAAAGTCTATTTTATAACGATACAAAGGATATTCTAAGCTATAAATTGGTGTAATAGAACtataaaaaatagaattagATTATAGACTGAAGTGTAAAAATTCCAACGTGAGTGGGGGCCCGGGCCCGGGCCCGAATAGACTAAAGTGTAAAAGTTCCAATGTGAGTCGGGGCCCGGGTTGTGATGTGCTTCTCTTTCTATTATTTTTCTCCTACCAAATAGaactaacaaaataaaggaaTCTTTGAATTAGGAGTGAGGAAGAAATGAGTCTGTAGAATTGAATTCAAATGATAATAGGGaatggaaagaaagaggaaacaATTGGTTCACAGTTATGATGCAGTTCCTTGTGGCTTTCAGGGCTCTAAGTGCAAGTAGATGAGTAATTCATGGAAATAGATGTATGCGAGTTGAGCAACAAAAAGTCTTGGAACACAGCTTCCAGATACAACTGTGTCTAAAACCCTTGGATGTATGTGAGCCTATATGCATCTAACAGTTCTGGAcatagttgtgttttaaagttgtgatCATAGTATTGCTCTTATTGCCAATGTTATGCATCATTTGCGATCAATGGAGAACAATCAATAAAAAGGCAAACCTATTCAAAAAGGTACagtaaatgagaaaaaaaaaaaaagatatagtAAATGATTGTTAATCAGAATGTATCACTTGTTCCCCCTCAGCCAACATGGGATTGTAACCCACTctcatttgttttttgattgcCACTTTGGACGACTATAATGTCTGGAAGCAAGTGTGTCAACTGTGCTGCATTTCAAATCAT
The sequence above is a segment of the Rhododendron vialii isolate Sample 1 chromosome 13a, ASM3025357v1 genome. Coding sequences within it:
- the LOC131315354 gene encoding lysine--tRNA ligase, chloroplastic/mitochondrial-like isoform X1; protein product: METLKVLSLSSQPLKHLFYFAAVSSSSTHSVTRTSSSRLFFRYCSSSSTAAASARVAGRNRRSLSETPSSTSDRDAVRAIRLKKVEELRGQGLEPYAYKWERTHTANQLQDIYRNLGNGEESTSKSDCVSVAGRIVARRAFGKLAFLTLRDDSGTIQLYCEKERLANDQFEMLKTFVDIGDILGANGSIKRTEKGELSVKLNSFAILTKSLLPLPDKYHGLTDVDKRYRQRYVDMIANPEVANIFRQRAKIVSEIRKTVESLGFVEVETPVLQGAAGGAEARPFVTYHNSLGRDLYLRIATELHLKRMLVGGFEKVYEMGRIFRNEGISTRHNPEFTTIEMYEAYSDYQSMMNMAEEIVTRCALAVHGKLSIDYQGLEICLQKPWRRETMHNLVKEVTGIDFNELGNDLRAAKEVTIRTIGTGIENKDKCSIEACESVGNLLNEVFEILVEPKLLQPTFVLDYPIEISPLAKPHQSHAGLTERFELFICGREMANAFSELTDPVDQRGRLEEQVRQHNERRAIAISEINSEEKEKKSDDNLYEVTLDEDFITALEYGMPPASGMGLGVDRLVMLLTNSASIRDVIPFPVLKIQQ